A region of Flavobacteriales bacterium DNA encodes the following proteins:
- a CDS encoding flavin reductase family protein → MLSIDSKQLETKDVHQYLLGAVGPRPIAFASTMDKYGNPNLSPFSFFNVFSANPPTLVFSPARRVRDNSTKDTLSNCDSTKEVVINVVNYAITEQMNLSSTEYPSTVNEFVKAGLTPVESKTVRPYRVKESPAQFECIVKEVIHLGDQGGAGNLIICEVKMMHFNEAILNDQQKIDQHKIDLVGRMGGNWYVRASGEAIFELEKPQRNLGIGVDMIPPRIRNSFILTGNDLGKLGNVERIPTDEEIEGIRKDAKVADILSQSDDAYELREMLHQHAHELLKDNKVQEAWSVLLIDKLNRN, encoded by the coding sequence ATGCTTTCCATAGATTCCAAGCAACTTGAGACCAAGGACGTACACCAATATCTATTGGGCGCCGTAGGGCCTCGACCGATCGCCTTTGCCAGTACGATGGACAAGTACGGAAACCCGAACCTCAGTCCGTTCAGTTTCTTCAATGTCTTTAGCGCGAATCCACCGACCTTGGTATTCTCGCCTGCGCGTAGGGTTCGAGACAACTCTACCAAAGACACTTTAAGCAACTGTGATTCGACAAAGGAGGTAGTGATTAACGTAGTGAACTACGCCATTACCGAGCAAATGAACTTGAGCTCTACGGAGTACCCAAGCACAGTAAACGAATTCGTCAAAGCTGGGCTCACTCCCGTGGAATCAAAGACCGTGCGCCCGTACCGGGTCAAGGAAAGCCCTGCCCAATTCGAATGCATCGTAAAAGAGGTGATCCACCTGGGCGATCAGGGAGGTGCCGGAAACCTCATTATCTGCGAGGTAAAGATGATGCACTTCAACGAAGCCATTCTCAATGATCAACAAAAGATCGACCAACATAAGATCGATCTTGTTGGCCGCATGGGAGGCAATTGGTACGTACGCGCCAGCGGTGAGGCCATATTCGAATTAGAAAAACCGCAGCGAAATTTGGGAATTGGAGTGGATATGATTCCACCGCGAATTCGCAATAGCTTCATCTTAACGGGTAACGATCTCGGCAAACTGGGAAACGTCGAACGAATTCCAACCGACGAAGAGATCGAAGGTATCCGGAAAGACGCAAAAGTAGCCGATATTCTATCCCAATCGGACGACGCATACGAACTGCGCGAAATGCTTCACCAACACGCGCACGAATTATTAAAGGATAATAAAGTACAGGAGGCTTGGTCTGTGCTGCTCATCGATAAGTTAAACCGAAATTAA
- a CDS encoding DUF3127 domain-containing protein, protein MSHELTGTIKVIFDTQTFPSGFSKREFVVTTQEQYPQDVKFEAIKEKGDMLDSYNEGDQVNVKFNIRGNEYNGRYYVNLQSWQMSKIDGGSAGDSIPDLPPLEPSQMDGPDQEDDLPF, encoded by the coding sequence ATGTCTCACGAACTAACCGGAACCATTAAGGTCATTTTCGACACACAAACCTTTCCGAGCGGATTCTCCAAGCGCGAATTCGTCGTCACAACTCAAGAACAATACCCTCAGGACGTAAAATTCGAGGCGATCAAAGAAAAGGGCGATATGCTCGACTCGTACAACGAAGGCGATCAGGTCAATGTAAAGTTCAATATCCGAGGAAACGAATACAACGGCCGCTACTACGTCAACCTTCAAAGCTGGCAAATGTCGAAGATCGACGGCGGAAGTGCGGGCGACAGCATCCCTGATCTCCCACCACTCGAACCCTCTCAAATGGACGGTCCCGATCAGGAGGACGATCTGCCATTCTAA
- a CDS encoding short-chain fatty acid transporter, with product MGFSSTVEKAFRWLLPSPFTIAVLLTLLTFVLALWTTPEPVTLSKAGNLLHFWDDGLWNNALLVFAVQMMLILVLGHVLALTEPFDRLIRFVTQYCTTTASAAAWVTLLTVAVGLFNWGFALIFGAIFARKVAERALSGGYELNYPFIAAAGYSGLMVWHGGLSGSSLAKVAETGHLRSLMAGILPDGQLNALPESITFEATVFSSMNITVSLLLLILLPLAMWALGKRLNPTPINIKVRMSQNISEGRAIGAERIDRSRAVSLAVGSIILGYALHKAWTLPAGVLSFFNPNNINLLLLGLGLALHRNFKEFLSAVEDAIGGVSGILIQFPLYFGIMGMMRSSGLVGQISEYFVSISNETTYPLFTFFSAGLVNIFVPSGGGQWAVQGPVIVQAAQQLNVSLSKCILALAYGDQVTNMLQPFWALPLLGITGLKAKEILPYTLFLLVPGSIVFISALLLF from the coding sequence ATGGGATTCTCGAGTACGGTCGAAAAGGCGTTTCGGTGGCTTCTGCCCTCACCTTTTACCATTGCCGTACTCCTTACCCTCCTAACGTTTGTGTTGGCCCTCTGGACCACGCCCGAACCCGTAACCCTTTCCAAAGCCGGTAATCTACTGCACTTTTGGGACGATGGATTATGGAATAATGCCCTGTTGGTCTTTGCGGTCCAAATGATGCTCATTCTGGTCCTCGGACACGTGCTCGCACTGACCGAGCCATTCGACCGACTCATCCGATTCGTTACGCAGTATTGCACCACAACAGCTTCGGCCGCAGCCTGGGTCACTTTGCTCACAGTGGCCGTAGGACTCTTCAACTGGGGGTTCGCCCTAATCTTCGGAGCTATCTTTGCCCGAAAAGTTGCGGAGCGCGCCCTTTCGGGCGGATACGAACTCAACTACCCTTTCATCGCCGCGGCCGGGTATAGCGGCCTTATGGTATGGCATGGCGGACTCTCGGGAAGCTCTCTTGCCAAAGTTGCGGAAACCGGACATCTCCGTTCGCTCATGGCCGGAATTTTGCCCGATGGACAACTCAATGCCCTACCGGAATCCATCACCTTCGAAGCTACGGTGTTCAGCTCAATGAATATTACCGTGTCTCTATTACTCCTGATCCTATTGCCCCTAGCCATGTGGGCCCTCGGAAAAAGGCTGAATCCAACCCCGATCAACATCAAGGTCCGCATGTCCCAAAACATCTCCGAAGGGAGAGCCATCGGCGCAGAGCGGATCGATCGCAGCAGAGCTGTATCCCTTGCCGTGGGATCCATCATATTGGGATACGCCCTCCACAAGGCTTGGACATTGCCCGCTGGAGTATTGTCGTTCTTCAACCCGAACAACATCAACCTCCTGTTACTCGGTCTTGGTCTCGCATTGCATCGAAACTTCAAGGAATTCCTATCAGCCGTTGAAGACGCCATTGGCGGCGTGTCGGGCATCCTGATCCAATTCCCATTGTACTTCGGCATCATGGGGATGATGAGATCAAGCGGACTAGTAGGCCAAATCTCCGAATACTTCGTGAGCATCAGCAACGAAACTACCTACCCTTTGTTTACGTTCTTTTCGGCCGGATTAGTCAACATCTTCGTGCCTTCGGGAGGAGGGCAATGGGCCGTTCAAGGCCCCGTAATCGTTCAAGCGGCCCAACAACTCAACGTCTCTTTATCGAAGTGCATTCTCGCTCTGGCATATGGCGATCAGGTCACAAACATGCTTCAACCCTTTTGGGCCCTACCCCTGCTCGGCATTACCGGCCTAAAAGCTAAAGAAATACTACCCTACACCTTGTTCCTTTTAGTCCCCGGTTCCATCGTATTCATCTCGGCGCTACTCCTCTTCTGA
- the aat gene encoding leucyl/phenylalanyl-tRNA--protein transferase yields MAISRLTERLEFPHPKYTDPSGILAVGGDLRPERLLLAYELGIFPWFNADEPPMWWCPDPRMVLYPSKLKISKSMRSFFHKGRFTVTSDRAFDEVIRQCGTVPRPGQDGTWITPDIIEGYSELHRQGFAHSVEVWDDNALAGGLYGVSHGRAFFGESMFSKVSNASKYGFISLVHRLAEEGFELIDCQVYTDHLARLGAQEIPREAFLSQIDLAQEKETIRGSWAFMFP; encoded by the coding sequence ATGGCTATTTCCCGCTTGACCGAACGTCTCGAATTCCCGCATCCAAAGTATACCGACCCCTCCGGAATACTGGCAGTCGGAGGTGATCTCCGCCCCGAAAGACTCCTGCTCGCCTACGAGCTGGGCATTTTCCCCTGGTTCAATGCCGATGAACCCCCCATGTGGTGGTGCCCCGATCCTCGAATGGTGCTGTACCCGAGCAAGCTCAAGATCAGCAAAAGCATGCGCTCATTTTTCCACAAAGGTAGATTCACAGTTACCTCGGATCGGGCCTTTGACGAGGTGATACGGCAGTGCGGAACAGTGCCTCGCCCCGGACAAGACGGTACGTGGATCACACCCGATATCATCGAAGGATATAGCGAACTCCACAGACAAGGGTTTGCCCACAGTGTCGAAGTTTGGGATGATAACGCCCTCGCGGGCGGATTATACGGCGTGTCGCATGGGCGGGCATTTTTCGGAGAGAGCATGTTTAGTAAAGTATCGAATGCGAGTAAATACGGATTCATTTCGCTCGTGCATCGTTTGGCTGAAGAGGGTTTTGAACTGATCGACTGTCAGGTCTATACCGACCACTTGGCACGTCTTGGAGCTCAAGAGATCCCACGAGAAGCATTTCTGAGCCAAATCGACTTAGCCCAAGAAAAGGAAACAATACGCGGCTCCTGGGCGTTCATGTTCCCATGA